In Vicia villosa cultivar HV-30 ecotype Madison, WI unplaced genomic scaffold, Vvil1.0 ctg.000349F_1_1, whole genome shotgun sequence, the following proteins share a genomic window:
- the LOC131627121 gene encoding ATP-dependent RNA helicase DEAH12, chloroplastic-like, with translation MKKTIPSSQNPNFNRLPPCPDYRYRKPGFFTNHRVDRPPERNPPHREPNFILKLLHLGRGALHRDDVECLIGKCKPSPDNYCFYPCDGVAASLNFIQWTDAREAVVWFWESRLVGGHDFTPELISNVMVPSDRDELEGRLRSLFVRHVNELMAGKEVKKWVEEWDGLSKEIGRVKGLLGKPFPVRVQQQHVEKKKGLEEEKSLVERRLKEFEFAMECILQHLEESNDVESGEDFIPVFRFDGSFDWKKIHSFIVRERRRLEEGLPIYAYRQEILQQIHHQQITVLIGETGSGKSTQIVQFLADSGIGADESIVCTQPRKIAAKSLAQRVQEESRGCYEENSIQCVSTFSSSEKFDSRISFMTDHCLLQQYMTDRNLSGVSCIVVDEAHERSLNTDLLLALIKNLLCKRVDLRLIIMSATADAKQLSDYFYNCGVFHVHGRNFPVEMRYVASDYVDNSGSATVASYVFDVVKMATEIHKTEKQGTILAFLTSQVEVEWACEKFKVLSAVALPLHGKLSSEEQFHVFQNYPGKRKVIFSTNLAETSITIPGVKYVIDSGLVKDCRFDPCTGMNVLKVCLISQSSANQRAGRAGRTEPGRCYRMYSEADYHSMKLNQEPEIRRVHLGVAVLKILALGVKNVQDFDFVDAPSPSSIEMAVRNLIQLGFIKLNNNVHELTYEGKYLARMGIEPRHGKLILGCFQLALGREGVVLAAMMPNASTIFCRFGNEDDKQRSDCLKVQFCHSDGDLFTLLSVYKEWEALPRERRNKWCWENSINAKCMRRCQDTVLEYESFLEREHGFVVPSYWRWDPHTPSVHHKNIKKVILASLSDNVAMFSGRNQLGYEVAQTGQHVQLHPSSSLLVFAQKPSWVVFGDLLSVSNEYLVCVSAVDFESLYSLQPPPSFDVSKMEDRKLQTKTLTGFGTTLLKRFCGKFNSNLLGVVSRIRKACLDERIFVEVNVDENIIQLYTASHDMNTATMLVSDVLEYEKKRLRTECMEKCLYHGSGSSSPMALFGSGAEIKHLELEKRSLSVDVYHSNINAIDDKELLMFFEKNTSGSICAVYKFPGMGKDHSDREKWGKITFLSPDAAKKAVELDGEEFCGSNLKILPSQSAMGGDKTFSVPEVKAKIFWPRRLSRGFGIVICDKNDVSFMLRDFYNLAIGGRYVRCAPSNKSRDGIMITGLDRELPETEILDALRTATTRRILDFFVVRGEAVGNPPCSACEEALFKLISPLMPKVDPHISSFRVQVFSPEPKDSFMRALINFDGRLHLEAAKALEKIEGKVLPGCLSWQKIKCEQLFHSSLIFPAPVYHVIAEQLEKILASFNNLNGLEWNLNRTANGSHRLKITANATMTVAEVRRPLEELSRGKIIDHGSLTPAALQLMLSRDGISLKCSIQQETKTYIVFDRQNLNLRIFGSPETIALAQQKLIQSLLSLHEEKQLVIPLRGRDLPPDLMKQVVKNFGPDLHGLKEKVPGADLKLNTRQQAIFLHGNKELKPRVEEITLEIARSSLHSVERLDAGPSCPICLCEVEDGYQLEGCRHLFCRLCLVEQCESAIKNQGSFPICCAHTGCGDPILLTDFRTLLSNDKLDDLFRASLGAFVTSSSGTYRFCPSPDCPSIYRVADPGERSEPFSCGACYVETCTKCHIEYHPFYSCEAYRELKDDPNLSLKEWCKGKEEVKSCFACGQIIEKIDGCNHIECKCGKHVCWVCLEIFSESDECYDHLRTIHKAII, from the exons atgaagaagactattCCGTCCAGTCAAAACCCCAATTTCAACCGTCTACCACCGTGTCCTGATTACCGTTACCGGAAACCTGGATTTTTCACCAACCACCGTGTTGACCGTCCTCCAGAGCGGAATCCCCCTCACCGTGAGCCCAATTTCATTCTTAAGCTCCTCCACCTTGGCCGTGGCGCTCTCCACCGCGACGATGTTGAGTGTTTGATAGGGAAATGTAAGCCGAGTCCGGATAATTATTGTTTTTACCCCTGTGATGGTGTTGCTGCGTCGCTGAATTTTATTCAGTGGACGGATGCGCGTGAAGCTGTTGTTTGGTTCTGGGAATCGCGGCTTGTTGGAGGGCATGATTTTACGCCGGAGTTGATTTCGAATGTTATGGTGCCTTCTGATAGGGATGAGCTTGAAGGTAGGCTGAGGAGCCTTTTTGTGAGGCATGTGAATGAGTTGATGGCGGGGAAGGAAGTGAAGAAGTGGGTGGAGGAGTGGGATGGTTTGTCGAAGGAGATTGGTCGTGTTAAGGGGTTGTTGGGGAAGCCTTTTCCTGTTAGAGTGCAGCAGCAGCATGTTGAGAAAAAGAAAGGGCTTGAGGAGGAGAAGAGTTTGGTTGAGAGGAGGTTGAAGGAGTTTGAGTTTGCGATGGAGTGTATTTTGCAGCACTTGGAAGAGAGTAATGACGTGGAGAGTGGTGAAGATTTTATTCCTGTGTTTAGGTTTGATGGGAGTTTTGATTGGAAGAAGATTCACAGTTTCATTGTCCGGGAACGGCGAAGACTTGAAGAAGGATTGCCCATTTATGCTTATAGGCAGGAAATTCTTCAGcaaatacatcatcaacag ATAACTGTGTTGATCGGAGAGACTGGTTCTGGGAAGAGTACTCAAATAGTGCAGTTTCTAGCAGATTCTGGCATTGGGGCTGATGAGTCAATTGTGTGCACCCAGCCTCGCAAGATTGCAGCCAAGTCATTGGCTCAAAGGGTGCAGGAGGAAAGTAGGGGATGTTATGAAGAAAATTCAATACAGTGTGTTTCTACATTTTCATCCAGCGAGAAGTTTGATTCCAGGATATCATTCATGACGGATCATTGTTTATTGCAGCAGTACATGACTGATCGAAATTTGTCTGGGGTATCGTGCATTGTAGTTGACGAGGCTCATGAAAGGAGCTTAAATACGGATCTACTTCTGGCACTGATAAAAAATTTACTTTGTAAGAGGGTTGACTTGCGCCTTATCATTATGTCTGCCACGGCTGATGCAAAACAGCTATCGGATTATTTCTATAACTGTGGAGTTTTTCATGTACACGGGAGAAACTTCCCGGTTGAGATGAGATATGTTGCTTCTGATTATGTAGACaattctggctccgccactgtggCATCCtatgtttttgatgttgtcaaaatgGCAACAGAGATTCACAAGACAGAGAAGCAAGGAACTATTCTTGCTTTTCTGACTTCACAAGTAGAAGTAGAATGGGCCTGCGAAAAGTTTAAAGTCCTATCTGCTGTTGCTCTACCTTTGCATGGAAAACTTTCATCCGAAGAGCAATTTCATGTTTTCCAGAACTATCCTGGAAAAAGAAAAGTGATTTTTTCAACGAATCTTGCAGAGACATCGATTACAATTCCTGGTGTTAAGTATGTGATAGATTCCGGGTTGGTTAAAGATTGCCGATTTGATCCTTGCACTGGAATGAATGTACTTAAGGTTTGCTTGATCAGCCAGAGCTCAGCTAATCAAAGGGCTGGTCGTGCTGGGAGGACTGAGCCTGGCAGGTGCTATAGGATGTACTCAGAAGCTGATTATCATTCTATGAAACTAAATCAAGAACCTGAGATTCGGAGAGTTCATCTTGGTGTAGCAGTTTTGAAGATCCTTGCTTTAGGGGTGAAGAATGTGCAGGATTTCGATTTTGTGGATGCTCCAAGCCCTAGTTCTATTGAGATGGCGGTCAGGAATCTAATTCAATTAGGATTCATTAAACTGAACAATAATGTTCATGAGCTAACATATGAAGGTAAGTACTTGGCAAGAATGGGGATTGAACCTAGGCATGGTAAGCTTATTCTTGGCTGTTTCCAACTTGCTCTGGGCAGAGAAGGTGTTGTCCTTGCTGCCATGATGCCCAATGCAAGTACTATTTTCTGCAGATTTGGTAATGAAGATGATAAGCAAAGATCTGATTGTCTCAAAGTGCAGTTTTGCCATTCTGACGGTGACCTTTTTACTCTTCTCTCTGTGTACAAAGAATGGGAGGCTCTGCCTCGAGAGAGGAGGAATAAATGGTGTTGGGAAAACAGCATCAATGCTAAATGTATGAGGAGATGCCAAGACACAGTTTTGGAGTATGAATCTTTCCTAGAGCGTGAACATGGCTTTGTTGTTCCAAGTTACTGGCGTTGGGATCCTCATACACCTTCTGTTCATCATAAGAATATAAAAAAGGTTATACTGGCCTCACTTTCTGATAATGTAGCTATGTTTTCTGGACGCAATCAACTTGGTTATGAAGTAGCGCAAACTGGACAACATGTTCAACTGCATCCATCTTCTTCCTTGCTCGTATTTGCTCAGAAGCCTAGTTGGGTGGTTTTCGGTGACCTTCTTTCAGTGTCTAATGAATATCTGGTCTGTGTTAGTGCTGTTGACTTTGAATCATTATACAGCCTTCAACCTCCTCCCTCGTTTGATGTATCCAAGATGGAAGATCGGAAGTTGCAAACTAAGACATTGACTGGTTTTGGCACTACTCTTCTAAAAAGATTTTGTGGGAAATTCAACAGTAATTTGCTTGGTGTTGTTTCACGCATTAGGaaagcttgtttggatgaaagaATCTTTGTTGAAGTGAATGTTGACGAGAATATTATCCAGTTATACACTGCTTCACACGATATGAATACAGCTACTATGTTGGTGAGTGATGTTTTAGAATACGAGAAAAAGAGATTACGCACCGAATGTATGGAAAAATGTTTGTATCACGGGTCTGGTTCCTCATCACCTATGGCTTTGTTTGGGTCTGGTGCTGAGATAAAACATCTGGAACTCGAGAAGCGTTCCTTGAGTGTTGATGTGTATCACTCAAACATAAATGCAATTGATGACAAGGAGCTCCTGATGTTTTTTGAGAAGAATACCTCAGGTTCTATATGTGCTGTGTACAAGTTCCCAGGAATGGGGAAGGATCATTCAGATAGAGAAAAATGGGGCAAGATAACATTTTTGTCCCCTGATGCTGCCAAAAAAGCTGTTGAGCTGGATGGAGAAGAGTTTTGTGGCTCGAACTTGAAAATACTTCCTTCACAATCAGCTATGGGAGGGGATAAAACATTTTCAGTTCCTGAAGTTAAAGCAAAAATTTTTTGGCCTCGTAGACTTAGCAGAGGATTTGGCATAGTTATATGTGATAAAAATGATGTCAGTTTCATGTTGAGAGATTTTTATAACCTTGCAATTGGAGGGAGGTATGTTCGTTGTGCACCTAGTAATAAGTCTAGGGACGGTATTATGATAACTGGGCTTGACAGAGAGCTTCCAGAAACTGAAATTTTGGATGCACTAAGAACTGCTACAACTAGAAGGATTCTGGACTTTTTCGTGGTGAGGGGAGAGGCTGTTGGAAATCCACCATGCAGTGCCTGCGAAGAGGCACTCTTTAAACTAATTTCCCCCTTAATGCCCAAAGTAGACCCTCATATTAGTTCTTTCCGTGTTCAGGTATTTTCACCTGAGCCAAAGGATTCTTTCATGAGAgctttaattaattttgatgGAAGATTACATTTAGAAGCAGCTAAAGCTTTGGAAAAAATTGAAGGAAAGGTATTGCCTGGATGTCTGTCATGGCAAAAGATAAAGTGTGAGCAGTTGTTTCATAGCTCCTTGATATTTCCTGCACCAGTGTATCATGTGATTGCGGAACAACTGGAAAAAATTCTTGCAAGTTTCAACAATTTAAATG GTCTTGAGTGGAACCTAAACAGAACTGCTAATGGTTCCCACCGGCTGAAGATAACAGCCAATGCCACCATGACAGTGGCAGAAGTTAGGAGACCTCTGGAAGAACTGTCGAGAGGGAAAATCATTGACCATGGCAGCCTTACCCCCGCAGCTCTACAGCTCATGTTATCCAGAGATGGCATTAGTCTTAAATGCTCCATACAACAAGAGACAAAAACATACATTGTTTTTGACAGGCAGAACCTGAATTTAAGAATTTTTGGCTCGCCAGAAACAATTGCTTTGGCTCAGCAGAAGTTAATTCAATCTCTACTCTCCCTCCATGAAGAAAAGCAGTTAGTAATCCCTCTGAGAGGGAGGGACCTACCTCCTGACTTAATGAAACAAGTGGTTAAGAATTTTGGACCAGATCTTCATGGACTAAAAGAGAAGGTACCTGGGGCTgatctcaaacttaacacacgcCAACAGGCAATTTTTCTTCATGGTAACAAGGAGTTGAAACCAAGAGTAGAGGAAATAACTTTGGAGATTGCGCGCTCAAGCCTTCATTCAGTTGAGAGACTCGATGCAGGACCTAGTTGCCCAATTTGCTTGTGTGAGGTTGAGGATGGATATCAACTTGAAGGCTGTCGTCATTTGTTCTGCCGGTTGTGTCTGGTTGAGCAGTGTGAATCTGCTATAAAAAACCAAGGCAGTTTCCCAATATGTTGTGCTCACACGGGCTGTGGAGATCCTATTCTGCTTACGGATTTCAGAACTCTCCTGTCAAATGACAAGTTGGATGACCTTTTCAGGGCTTCTTTGGGAGCTTTTGTAACATCGAGTTCAGGAACTTATAGGTTTTGTCCGTCTCCCGACTGCCCCTCAATTTATCGAGTTGCAGATCCCGGCGAACGTAGTGAGCCATTTAGTTGTGGGGCATGTTATGTGGAGACTTGTACTAAATGCCACATAGAGTATCATCCATTCTACTCATGCGAGGCATACCGAGAGTTGAAAGATGACCCGAACTTATCTCTGAAGGAGTGGTGTAAAGGGAAGGAAGAAGTCAAAAGCTGCTTTGCTTGTGGGCAAATAATTGAAAAGATAGATGGGTGCAATCACATTGAATGCAAGTGCGGAAAACATGTCTGCTGGGTTTGCTTGGAAATCTTTTCAGAAAGTGATGAATGTTATGATCATTTGAGAACTATACACAAGGCCATCATATAA
- the LOC131627122 gene encoding uncharacterized protein LOC131627122, giving the protein MGGKQKKISERASNQVMGFKVSQKPVVGFDLMQNCDLPPPSKVFLGSDKTVILSMNRVCNISGREKVQDSKQHGDYLLENGDEEKDKRELLKALKASQTRAREAEKMAAILNKEKDGLSVALLEEAMQLFAYRQRVRLLELQVLNLQQNPAMLMPAEGAVGLPDEETTSVKWVLALIFSLGIGVATALAWCYTSPAAITDV; this is encoded by the coding sequence ATGGGTGGCAAACAAAAGAAGATTAGTGAAAGAGCTAGTAATCAGGTTATGGGTTTCAAAGTTTCTCAGAAGCCTGTTGTAGGGTTTGACCTTATGCAGAACTGTGATCTTCCTCCACCTTCCAAGGTTTTTCTAGGTTCAGATAAAACTGTCATATTATCCATGAATAGGGTCTGTAACATTTCTGGCAGAGAAAAAGTGCAAGATAGTAAACAGCATGGTGATTACTTGCTCGAAAATGGTGATGAAGAAAAGGATAAAAGAGAGCTTCTTAAGGCGCTGAAAGCGTCTCAAACACGAGCTAGAGAGGCAGAAAAGATGGCTGCTATTCTAAACAAAGAAAAGGATGGTCTCTCTGTTGCTCTGTTGGAAGAGGCCATGCAGTTGTTTGCATATCGCCAAAGGGTGAGATTGCTTGAGCTTCAAGTTTTGAACCTCCAGCAAAATCCAGCAATGTTGATGCCTGCAGAGGGGGCTGTAGGGTTACCTGATGAAGAAACAACTAGTGTCAAATGGGTTCTGGCTTTGATATTTTCATTGGGAATTGGGGTTGCCACTGCCCTTGCTTGGTGTTACACTAGTCCTGCTGCTATTACAGATGTGTAG
- the LOC131627094 gene encoding germin-like protein — protein sequence MKINLIILFFFALFSLYTSQSNASYANSNPDFCVADLNTPYTPSGYQCKSSKDVTVDDFVFSNFVTGKAIDHFNITLTVASVNNFPGLNGLDISAARVEVGANGTIAMHTHPDASELLIMVKGQLRAGFVTPNHAYVKDIKPGDVMAFPKGQVHFVVNYGVEEAVAFATYSSSNPSFQFLDHLLFANDLNSSMIAHSTLLDYSEIERLKAVFGGSG from the coding sequence ATGAAGATCAATCTTATTATTCTTTTCTTCTTTGCTCTCTTCTCATTATATACCTCCCAATCCAATGCCTCTTATGCAAATTCTAATCCTGATTTCTGTGTAGCAGACCTAAACACTCCATACACTCCTTCAGGCTACCAATGCAAATCATCAAAAGATGTAACAGTCGACGATTTCGTATTCTCCAACTTTGTGACCGGAAAAGCAATAGACCATTTCAATATTACGTTAACCGTTGCATCCGTCAACAACTTTCCAGGTCTCAATGGACTTGATATCTCTGCAGCAAGAGTTGAGGTCGGTGCAAACGGAACTATTGCAATGCACACTCATCCAGATGCATCTGAGTTACTAATCATGGTTAAGGGTCAATTAAGAGCTGGATTTGTAACACCTAATCATGCTTATGTGAAGGATATTAAGCCTGGTGATGTTATGGCTTTTCCTAAAGGACAGGTGCATTTTGTAGTTAACTATGGAGTTGAAGAAGCTGTTGCTTTTGCTACTTATAGTAGttcaaaccctagctttcagTTTCTTGATCATCTACTCTTTGCAAACGACTTGAACAGTTCTATGATTGCACACTCTACTCTTCTTGATTATTCAGAAATTGAGAGGCTTAAGGCTGTGTTTGGTGGCAGTGGCTAG